A single region of the Gossypium arboreum isolate Shixiya-1 chromosome 12, ASM2569848v2, whole genome shotgun sequence genome encodes:
- the LOC108477338 gene encoding pentatricopeptide repeat-containing protein At4g21065: protein MKKAKCTSYGSMFSKHPFPRTSSFYSTNLPTSSSLHKPESLLVKKCIFLLQNCFSSKLKLRQIHAFSIRHGVPLNDPDIGKHLIYNLVSLSAPMSYPHNIFSCIRSSNVFTWNTMIRGYAESENPEPALQLYRQMRASCIQPDTHTYPFLLKAVAKLADVRIGEIVHSKVIRNGYDSLAFVQNSLLHMYAACGLVDSAHKAFELMSERDIVAWNSVINGFALNGKPNEALTLFREMGLEGVKPDGYTVLSLLSACAELGALALGRRVHVYMVKVGLTDNLHVNNALLDFYAKCGSIREARKVFDEMKERNAVSWSSLIVGLAVNGFGEEALELFKEMETEELVPSEVTFVGVLYACSHCGMVDEGFSYFKRMKEKYGIVPKIEHHGCIVDLLSRAGLVKEAYQYIRNMPLQPNAVIWRTLLGACAMHGHLTLGEYARAQVLKLEPGYSGDYVLLSNLYASEQRWSDVHVLRRKMLRDGVKKIPGYSLVEFGNHVYEFLMGDRSHPQSDQVYAMLAEITKRLRLEGYAPHTENVLADIEEEEKENALSYHSEKIAVAFMLLKTAPGTPIRIVKNLRICADCHLAIKLTSKVFEREIIVRDQSRFHHFRDGFCSCRDYW from the coding sequence ATGAAGAAAGCAAAATGTACAAGTTATGGATCGATGTTCTCAAAGCACCCTTttccgcgaacctcatccttctACTCCACAAACCTACCTACCTCATCTTCCCTGCACAAACCAGAGTCTTTGTTGGTCAAGAAATGCATTTTCCTTTTACAAAACTGTTTCTCTTCCAAACTCAAACTCAGACAAATACACGCTTTCTCTATCAGGCATGGGGTCCCACTCAATGACCCTGATATTGGCAAGCACCTTATCTACAACCTTGTTTCCCTCTCTGCTCCTATGTCATATCCTCACAACATCTTTTCTTGTATCCGGAGCTCTAATGTGTTCACGTGGAATACCATGATTAGAGGCTATGCTGAGAGTGAAAACCCAGAGCCAGCCCTTCAATTATATCGCCAGATGCGGGCGTCATGCATCCAACCTGATACCCACacttacccttttcttttaaaAGCCGTTGCCAAGTTGGCAGATGTAAGAATCGGGGAAATTGTGCATTCCAAAGTTATAAGAAATGGGTATGACTCGTTAGCCTTTGTTCAGAATTCTTTGCTGCACATGTATGCCGCTTGCGGGCTCGTCGATAGTGCGCATAAGGCGTTTGAATTAATGTCTGAGAGAGATATTGTGGCTTGGAATTCCGTGATTAATGGGTTCGCTCTTAATGGGAAACCTAACGAGGCTCTGACTCTCTTCAGGGAAATGGGGTTGGAAGGTGTAAAGCCTGATGGGTATACTGTGCTTAGCTTGTTATCCGCTTGTGCTGAGCTCGGTGCTCTGGCGTTGGGGAGGAGAGTTCACGTATATATGGTGAAGGTTGGTTTGACTGATAATTTGCATGTTAATAATGCGCTGTTAGATTTTTATGCAAAGTGTGGAAGCATTAGAGAGGCAAGGAAAGTATTTGATGAGATGAAGGAAAGGAATGCAGTTTCATGGAGTTCTTTAATTGTCGGATTGGCTGTTAATGGGTTTGGTGAGGAAGCACTTGAGCTTTTCAAGGAGATGGAAACAGAGGAATTGGTGCCTAGCGAAGTTACTTTTGTTGGGGTTCTCTACGCTTGTAGTCATTGTGGGATGGTTGATGAAGGTTTCAGTTACTTTAAGAGGATGAAAGAGAAATACGGGATTGTGCCCAAGATAGAACATCATGGTTGCATAGTCGATTTGTTGAGTAGGGCAGGCTTGGTAAAGGAGGCATATCAATATATCCGAAACATGCCATTGCAGCCTAATGCTGTTATATGGAGGACATTGTTAGGAGCGTGCGCAATGCATGGCCATTTGACATTAGGAGAGTATGCAAGAGCTCAAGTATTAAAGCTAGAACCTGGGTATAGTGGAGACTATGTGCTCCTCTCCAACCTCTATGCTTCAGAGCAACGCTGGTCCGATGTGCACGTTCTCAGGAGAAAGATGCTTAGGGACGGAGTGAAGAAAATTCCAGGTTATAGCCTAGTAGAGTTTGGCAATCATGTGTATGAATTTCTAATGGGCGATAGATCTCATCCTCAAAGTGACCAAGTTTATGCAATGCTAGCAGAAATAACAAAGAGGTTAAGATTGGAAGGTTATGCTCCCCATACAGAAAATGTGCTTGCTGATATAGAGGAAGAAGAGAAAGAGAATGCTTTATCTTACCATAGCGAGAAGATTGCGGTTGCTTTCATGCTACTTAAGACAGCACCAGGGACCCCCATTAGGATTGTAAAGAATTTGAGAATTTGTGCAGATTGTCACTTGGCAATTAAGCTTACATCAAAAGTTTTTGAACGAGAGATTATCGTGAGGGATCAAAGCCGGTTTCACCATTTTAGAGATGGGTTTTGCTCTTGCAGGGATTACTGGTAA